A genomic window from Papaver somniferum cultivar HN1 unplaced genomic scaffold, ASM357369v1 unplaced-scaffold_15, whole genome shotgun sequence includes:
- the LOC113335547 gene encoding codeine O-demethylase-like, with product METPKLKKLGGSLFVPSTVQELARQSLAEVPTRYIRYDQDTLSNNISGTSSTDQSVPVIDLQKLMSPEPNIYELELDKLHSACKVWGFFQVVNHGVDFLLMEKVKSKIEGLFNLPMDEKMKFWQEQGDSQGFGQNFTFQSKVQNLDWGDKFSIITLPQHTRNPRLLPKLPLPLRDTIESYSFDLSKLSMTLLEFMEKALQIETRVIAELFEDGRQAMRMNYYPPCPQPEQVIGFTPHSDACGLTILLQLNQVDGLQIRKEKMWIPIKPLSNAFVVNIGDILEIMSNGVYRSVEHRATVNSTKERLSVATFHSPKVDTEIGPILSMVTPETPALFRTIGYEDYMKKFFTRTVFGKALVDAMRIEEGYVDNNTLA from the exons ATGGAGACGCCAAAACTAAAAAAGCTAGGTGGTTCTTTGTTTGTACCTAGTACAGTACAAGAATTGGCCAGACAATCACTTGCAGAAGTCCCAACACGTTACATACGCTATGACCAGGACACGTTGAGTAATAATATCTCAGGTACGTCTTCGACAGATCAATCAGTACCTGTTATCGATTTGCAGAAATTAATGTCACCAGAACCCAACATTTATGAGTTAGAGTTGGACAAGCTTCATTCTGCTTGCAAAGTATGGGGTTTCTTTCAA GTGGTAAACCATGGGGTTGACTTTTTATTGATGGAGAAAGTGAAATCAAAAATCGAAGGTTTATTCAATCTTCCAATGGATGAGAAAATGAAATTTTGGCAGGAACAAGGAGATTCGCAAGGATTTGGACAAAACTTTACTTTTCAATCAAAAGTCCAAAACCTTGATTGGGGAGATAAGTTTTCGATCATCACTCTTCCCCAACATACAAGGAATCCTAGGCTATTACCCAAACTTCCTCTACCTCTAAG GGACACAATTGAATCCTACTCATTTGACTTGAGTAAATTAAGCATGACTCTCCTGGAGTTCATGGAAAAGGCTTTACAAATAGAGACTAGGGTCATTGCAGAGTTGTTTGAAGACGGAAGACAAGCAATGAGGATGAACTATTATCCTCCTTGCCCTCAACCGGAGCAAGTCATTGGATTTACACCACATTCAGATGCTTGCGGTTTGACAATCCTCCTTCAACTCAACCAAGTGGATGGATTACAGATTAGAAAAGAGAAGATGTGGATTCCCATTAAACCTCTATCTAATGCCTTTGTAGTGAATATTGGAGATATTTTGGAG ATAATGAGCAATGGCGTATACCGTAGCGTGGAGCACCGAGCAACAGTAAACTCAACAAAGGAGAGGCTATCAGTTGCAACATTTCATAGCCCTAAAGTAGATACAGAAATAGGTCCAATACTTAGCATGGTCACACCTGAGACACCTGCCTTGTTCAGAACAATTGGGTACGAGGATTATATGAAGAAATTCTTTACTCGTACAGTCTTCGGGAAAGCTTTGGTCGACGCTATGAGGATAGAAGAAGGTTATGTAGACAATAACACGCTAGCATAA
- the LOC113335639 gene encoding zinc finger BED domain-containing protein RICESLEEPER 3-like yields the protein MADIMFRKYNFYWGAYEKMNSSLFFAQLLDPREKEKGLEFALQCLYEQDLVRVNIVMIQVKRDFKILFEEYKSFHSINEEVASSSSSAVVENSVIAPNGGRLATLQSRKKRHKQNQSTDEATITELDMYLMEVYDESESDGNNTGKSSFDILAWWQANSSRYKILSCMAKDILAMPVSSVASESAFSTGKRVLSPWRSSLSPRTVEALICCQSWLSKPIDLDLLADYVPDDNSKDEEDILGVVQLSEVLDA from the exons ATGGCTGATATTATGTTTAGGAAGTACAATTTTTATTGGGGTGCTTATGAAAAGATGAATTCTTCCTTGTTTTTTGCTCAACTGTTGGATCCAAGAGAGAAGGAAAAAGGTTTAGAATTTGCTCTTCAGTGTTTATATGAGCAAGACCTTGTTAGGGTTAATATAGTTATGATACAGGTCAAGAGGGACTTTAAGATACTCTTTGAAGAATACAAGTCTTTTCATTCAATTAATGAGGAGGTGGCAAGTTCATCTAGTAGTGCTGTAGTTGAGAACTCAGTTATCGCTCCAAATGGTGGTCGACTTGCTACTCTTCAGTCAAGAAAGAAAAGGCACAAGCAGAACCAATCAACTGATGAGGCAACAATAACAGAGTTGGATATGTACTTAATGGAAGTGTATGATGAGTCTGAATCTGATGGGAACAATACAGGCAAGTCTAGTTTTGATATTCtggcttggtggcaggctaaCAGTAGCAGGTATAAGATACTTTCATGTATGGCAAAGGATATATTAGCCATGCCAGTGTCTTCCGTTGCCtctgaatcagcttttagcaCCGGAAAGCGTGTGCTTAGTCCATGGCGAAGTTCTTTATCTCCAAGAACAGTTGAGGCTTTGATCTGTTGTCAAAGCTGGTTAagcaaacccattgatcttgatcTTTTAGCTGATTATGTACCAGATGATAACTCTAAGGATGAGGAAG ACATCTTGGGTGTGGTTCAATTGTCAGAGGTCTTGGATGCTTGA